aaaacaaattttatcATGGCTATTATCCAAACAGGGGCTATTGCCAAAGCCAGTAGTGCAGTACAACTCACTTATGTATCGGTTGCTTTTGAAAATGTACCGATCGCTTTGGATTAAGCTGCTCCCTGGTGTCTAAAGCGGCCAGTAGGCTATTGTTAATGAGGTTCATCTAACTAATTAGGCAGTCGTATTATTTTTCAATCACTGACCTTAATTCAGATTTCCATCTAACTATCCACCAAAATAAAACAGAACTGATCTAGGAAAGAAGTACGAAAAATCCAAAGAATCTGGATAATtatgaaattattttgttgtAACCAAAAACAGAAACTTGGCCTCTGGCAACTCTTTCACTACATGAAAACTCCCAAGGTCAAAGGGAGAAACAAGAAACATCCTTCTTAAAAGTCCAACAAGAAGAAACATCCTTGAGCATGAGTAAGAACGCATACTCTCTTTAATCCCTCCCAAGATTTGCTTTGAAAAATGCATATAAACACCATTCAATCGCGAAATTCATCCATGAATCCTTTATGGAAGTCTGTCAGACGAGAGACTACGGCTGGAATCTTGTCCTCCTGAGGCAGAATCGTGCACCTAAAATGCCACGTTCCAGGAACCTTGCAAGAAAGAAACACCAAATCACAAACAACAATAACTACTCATTGGCACAGAGAGTAATGTAATTAGAAAAACACCAGAAACCTAGATTGGTATATCCGGAATTCATGGAACTATCAAGTGTGACTCCCTACACTAGAAGAACCAGTAGGAATTCACCCATCGAGAATTCTATTTCCTGCAAAAACGAAGTGGGAAAAGCCTATTTCCAATGACTATAGGAATCTGCTGACATTTAATGAGAATGTAGTTGAGAATAGTATTCCAAAACACCTTATAAAAGTACTGATCTGGACCCTTCACGCTAAACCAAATCCCAACAACCGAATCACTTTTTTTAAGAATCGAGAAATCTAATTGTACATAATTCAGTCGAATATGAACATAAGAATTGACTGCTAACAGCAATGTGGACTCTTCTGATAAAATACTCACCTGTCCAAAGCCAGATCCTGGGACAACAACAATTCCAGTGGCGTTAAGTAGGCGGCGGCAATAGAATGCATCTGGAGCAGTttttgctgcttctgctgcctTTATTGCTTTCTGAGGCAGGTGAATACTGGGAAAGAGATACATTGCACCTTCTGCTTTGTTACATGTTATCCCTTCTAAACTGTTGAATGCATCTTCTAAGGTCTGTTGtaccaaaacaaataaataccaGATATAATTTGCATCTAAAGAAGGCATAGTAAATCATACTATTGTGGAAGAACATGAATAAACATTGACACACACCCAAATGCTGCTATAAGTATGCTTCTATTTCTCACATAAGCGAGAGATTCATAAATGTTTCCAGAGTAAATCAtcttcattaattaatttgctTACACATTTCTTTCAGGTTATTAACTAATGGCTTATTTTTAACTCAAAGAATGAGAGATTTGATTTCAACCTACCTTTGCACGCCTAGCTAAAGATGAAAGGATACCATCTTTCTCTGCAGAATACGACTCGTATGACTCATCTCCAACCTGCACACCATCCACATAACTTCATTTATACAACTATGGGAATACTAGTACCGTACATACTAAAGAATATAGTCAAGCGTAAATTAAACTTTATAGCGGCTTAATTAACCTCCAGGGTACTACACTCACTTAAAAATAGGTATATGCCCATTTTAACAAGGCTCAATCATACTAGAGCAATTctaacacaggaaaatgaagcAACTACAAGAAAAGGTGTATTAGGAGTGGACTGGTTTTAAATCAGAAGTCCTACCCATCTATTTATGACATTAACAACATAACTAAAAAAACTCCATGAAATTTAGGCCCATCCATGTATGGCAGCTCTATGCTATCACCAATCTAAAGAGGGGAAACTTAACCTTGGGAGGGCTCATTACGAGGCTTGCAAGAATTTGACCAGAGATATTTGAACAAAGATTCACAGATGCTACTTTGTATATTTGTTCCCTTATCTCAGGACTAAAACCAGTGACCTCCATGTAACCTCCTCTTTTGCCACACTCCCCATAATACCCTGAAGCCAGCAAGAAAAATTGCCCATCAACTCTAAACTCTTTATATTCCATCAGGTCCATACCAATGAATTCAAGAATCAAACATACCCTTAGAGACTGATTGAAAAGATACCAATGAGATGTCCTTATCCCCATACCCCATAGTTCGGGAGATTTTCTTGAATGAGTGAAACTTCTTGTCAGGAACATAAATATTTTCCTGGTACACCTGTAGAAATTCAAAAAGAAACAGTTCAGAGGCAATATGATAAATGTTGAAGTCAGACTCTCCTAGTAAACTACTCAAATTTCCAAAGAGCTGAAGAACTACACACTTCATCTGCCAGAAGAACAAGACCttctttcttgcaaaattcCACAATTTCACGCTGGTTGTCCTCAGCAAGAACCTGTAGGCATAGATTGCCAGATTATGAAACACCATACCAAGGTACTATATCATAACAAAATAATTACCAATCCGAGCAGCCCTTTAGAATGAAATGGAATTTATAAATCTTTTTCCTTGCTTACCTGACCAGTAGGGTTGCCTGGATTTATCACAACCAAGGACCTAACAGTGATGCCCTTGGACTTGGCAGCTTCCAATTGCTTCTTAAGCTCAGGAATCTCCAATCCCCACCCTGTAGCTTCATTGAGATAGTAAGGAACCTGCAAAAGCCAGTTTAGAATTCACAGTCAAATACTCTCATAGGAGATGAAAACCCACAATAAGATATCTTCAATTTATCCTAGATCAACATGGTCAGGTCAAGGTTTCAATTTCGGCTTGCCTTTGCTCACAAccagaaaaaaattggaatttgaACTGATCAATCTGTTAGACCTTTAGTCGGTAAATTTTCGTTTATATTGCATAAACTGTTAAACATACAAGAGTGCCACCATGGAGGGCAATCGAAGCAGAGTAAAGAGGGTACTGAGGAATAGGACATAGAATCCCATCTTCCTCCGATCTTGTCAGTAACTGCATCATCATATGGACCTGAAACGAGAGAGATTGCAAGTCTGTTACCCATCCTCAAGATTTATATTCCGTTAAATTCtgaacaaattttttgtgtataGAGTCAGAAAGGAGCATAATCAAAGTTTACCGCTGGACTTGCACCATCAGTCAAGAAAATATCGTTCGGATCAGCTGGAAAACCATCTCGGGCTTCAATACCAGCAGCAATTGTGTCACGTAATCCTTTAATCCCCTGCCCAATTGTACATATCCACATTAGATGACTAATTTTCTAATCCTTTCCACTTTCCCACAAGAGGACAACTACCTGGCTGTGACTATATGCACCAGTTGCTCTTCCAGGAATTTGATCAAGGATCTGCCAAGCTCGCTCAATGGCATCCGCACTAGCGAAATGCAGAAAATGAATAAGCAAGAATTG
This DNA window, taken from Rhododendron vialii isolate Sample 1 chromosome 8a, ASM3025357v1, encodes the following:
- the LOC131335541 gene encoding alanine aminotransferase 2, which translates into the protein MRRSAAAADKARKLVKTTTSARSLSSNSASHRPSPLPRFPLSPPPPPTNSSPLSQLALRFLTSLPSPSSDSMAPPPSSSLTVDTLNPKVLKCEYAVRGEIVTLAQQLQQELQENPGSHPFDEILYCNIGNPQSLGQQPITFFREVLALCDHPAILDKSETQGLFSADAIERAWQILDQIPGRATGAYSHSQGIKGLRDTIAAGIEARDGFPADPNDIFLTDGASPAVHMMMQLLTRSEEDGILCPIPQYPLYSASIALHGGTLVPYYLNEATGWGLEIPELKKQLEAAKSKGITVRSLVVINPGNPTGQVLAEDNQREIVEFCKKEGLVLLADEVYQENIYVPDKKFHSFKKISRTMGYGDKDISLVSFQSVSKGYYGECGKRGGYMEVTGFSPEIREQIYKVASVNLCSNISGQILASLVMSPPKVGDESYESYSAEKDGILSSLARRAKTLEDAFNSLEGITCNKAEGAMYLFPSIHLPQKAIKAAEAAKTAPDAFYCRRLLNATGIVVVPGSGFGQVPGTWHFRCTILPQEDKIPAVVSRLTDFHKGFMDEFRD